In Triticum aestivum cultivar Chinese Spring chromosome 5B, IWGSC CS RefSeq v2.1, whole genome shotgun sequence, the following proteins share a genomic window:
- the LOC123116117 gene encoding flavin-containing monooxygenase FMO GS-OX-like 8, producing the protein MVSAEPPLQLESKNVCVVGAGMAGMAAARELRREGHVVTVMEQRGDVGGQWLYDPRTDDDGLLEAGAAPVRVHSSMYACLRLISPREAMGFSDFQFFPREGVAGRDPRRFPTHREVYCYLWEFCHAFGLADAVRLHTRVTRVAAVPTSSTHQWAVRTVHLGGTGTDEEEKEEVFDAVVVATGHYSQPKLPTINGMEDWRRRQLHSHSYRTPEPFRGEVVVMIGCGDSGKDIALDLRRVAKEVHLTAKSMEEAMTPAMSKMLANHANLHLHPQIDRLYADGRVAFADGSSVDADTVMYCTGYTYSFTFLDTGGAVTVDDNRVGPLFEHVFPPSLAPSLSFVGIPRKVLVPWFFEAQGKWVAQVLSGRRALPPEEEMLRSVEEYYRAREAAGVPKKYTHDIAGVDPEKMYEFREKYCDFARIEDWKIELLVSIIANMNDDMETFRDREDDGENVRKGLQRWHAAAAQAQDQNYGCCG; encoded by the coding sequence ATGGTCTCAGCTGAGCCGCCGCTGCAGCTGGAGTCGAAGAATGTGTGCGTCGTGGGAGCCGGCATGGCCGGTATGGCGGCGGCGCGCGAGCTGCGGCGAGAGGGCCACGTCGTGACGGTCATGGAGCAGAGAGGCGACGTCGGCGGGCAGTGGCTGTACGACCCGAGGACAGACGATGACGGCCTGCTCGAGGCAGGGGCCGCGCCGGTGCGCGTGCACAGCAGCATGTACGCCTGCCTCCGTCTCATCAGCCCGCGGGAGGCCATGGGCTTCTCCGACTTCCAGTTCTTTCCCAGGGAGGGCGTCGCCGGCCGCGACCCTCGCCGCTTCCCGACCCACCGCGAGGTGTACTGCTACCTTTGGGAGTTCTGCCACGCGTTCGGGCTTGCTGACGCCGTCAGACTCCACACCAGGGTCACGCGCGTCGCGGCCGTGCCCACGTCGTCGACGCATCAATGGGCTGTGAGAACCGTGCACCTCGGTGGCACGGGCacggacgaggaggagaaggaggaggtgttcGATGCCGtcgtcgtggccaccggccacTACTCGCAGCCGAAGCTCCCGACCATCAACGGCATGGAGGACTGGCGGCGGAGGCAGCTGCACAGCCACTCGTACCGGACGCCGGAGCCGTTCCGCGGCGAGGTGGTGGTGATGATCGGGTGCGGGGACAGCGGCAAGGACATCGCGCTGGACCTCCGCCGCGTCGCCAAGGAGGTGCACCTCACCGCCAAGTCCATGGAGGAGGCCATGACGCCGGCGATGTCCAAGATGCTGGCGAACCACGCCAATCTGCACCTCCACCCGCAGATAGACCGTCTGTACGCGGACGGCCGCGTGGCGTTCGCCGACGGCTCCTCCGTCGACGCCGACACTGTCATGTACTGCACGGGGTACACCTACTCGTTCACGTTCCTGGACACGGGTGGCGCGGTCACCGTCGACGACAACCGCGTGGGGCCGCTGTTCGAGCACGTGTTCCCGCCGTCCCTGGCGCCGTCGCTCTCCTTCGTCGGCATACCGAGGAAGGTCCTGGTGCCGTGGTTCTTCGAGGCGCAGGGGAAGTGGGTCGCGCAGGTGCTGTCCGGCCGGCGGGCGCTGCCGCCGGAGGAGGAGATGCTGCGGTCCGTGGAGGAGTATTACCGGGCCAGGGAGGCAGCCGGCGTGCCGAAGAAGTACACCCACGACATCGCCGGCGTGGATCCTGAGAAAATGTACGAGTTCAGGGAGAAGTACTGCGATTTCGCGCGTATCGAGGATTGGAAGATAGAGCTGCTCGTGTCCATCATCGCCAACATGAACGACGACATGGAGACCTTCCGCGACCGCGAGGACGACGGCGAAAACGTCCGGAAGGGCCTGCAGAGATGGCACGCCGCAGCTGCTCAAGCCCAAGATCAAAACTACGGTTGCTGCGGTTGA